The following are encoded in a window of Flavobacterium cupriresistens genomic DNA:
- a CDS encoding GatB/YqeY domain-containing protein, with protein sequence MSLQVQIMDEIKTAMRAKDTVALEALRAIKSEMLLAATASGSKEELTADDEVKLLQRLVKTRKESARIFTEQNRPDLAEPELAQVAVIEKFLPAQLSEEEVEAVVAKIIAETGAAGIASMGKVMGLASAQLGGTAEGKTISAIVKKLLV encoded by the coding sequence ATGAGTTTACAAGTACAAATCATGGACGAGATCAAAACGGCCATGAGAGCAAAAGATACCGTAGCATTAGAAGCATTAAGAGCCATTAAATCTGAAATGTTATTGGCTGCAACTGCATCAGGTTCTAAAGAAGAATTAACAGCTGACGATGAAGTAAAATTACTTCAGAGATTAGTTAAAACTCGTAAAGAAAGTGCTAGAATTTTTACAGAACAAAACCGTCCTGATTTGGCTGAGCCTGAATTAGCACAAGTAGCTGTAATCGAAAAATTCTTACCGGCACAATTAAGTGAAGAAGAAGTAGAAGCTGTAGTAGCTAAAATTATCGCTGAAACCGGAGCTGCAGGAATTGCATCTATGGGGAAAGTTATGGGATTAGCTTCTGCACAATTAGGCGGAACTGCCGAAGGAAAAACAATCTCAGCAATCGTTAAAAAATTACTCGTGTAA
- the ftsZ gene encoding cell division protein FtsZ: protein MMSNSEFGSISFDLPKNQSNVIKVIGVGGGGSNAINHMFKQGIKGVDFIVCNTDSQALQNSAVPTKIQLGVNLTEGLGAGANPDVGQQSAIESISDIEKVLERGTKMVFITAGMGGGTGTGAAPVIAQLAKEREILTVGIVTIPFQFEGKVRQEQALLGIEKLRKQVDSLIVINNNKLREVYGNLGFKAGFSKADEVLATASRGIAEVITHHYTQNIDLRDAKTVLSNSGTAIMGSSVAEGENRAKDAIISALDSPLLNDNKITGAKNVLLLIVSGSDEITLDEIGEINDHIQAEAGFNANIIMGVGEDETLGEAIAVTIIATGFDVEQQNEIVNTEPKKIIHTLEDEQRSVHNLTNKPLTSFDVNAETVTAKIEEKIVFDLMEDTVAPVLPTPVAVAPVAPAINQEELVVMSEFIKNLDVTFEIVSPITDIDFTISVPEVQAFQEIKPVQQRVIEKEEQTTFSFDLPLFRAEPEVRKEAVVEDNKILFELTNEARNMKVTEPVQFVPVTELSDNGIIKYSLEEYMEMENDLTASKAVQKVVEDVVPEELNITLKPRVDFAQEQAFTTTDSVSPMELTIEETLRLRAEERRKKLKEFNYKFHNNVSRIDELEKEPAYKRLGIDLSNTQSNTTNSRISVGTDSNNDLQLRSNNSFLHDNVD, encoded by the coding sequence ATGATGAGCAACTCAGAATTTGGAAGTATTTCATTTGATTTACCAAAAAATCAGTCAAATGTAATCAAAGTAATAGGTGTAGGTGGAGGCGGAAGTAATGCTATAAACCACATGTTTAAGCAAGGTATTAAAGGGGTAGATTTTATCGTTTGTAATACAGACTCACAAGCACTTCAAAATAGTGCTGTACCAACTAAAATCCAGTTAGGGGTAAATTTAACAGAAGGTCTTGGGGCAGGAGCAAATCCTGACGTAGGGCAACAATCTGCTATTGAAAGTATTTCCGACATTGAAAAAGTGTTAGAGCGTGGTACTAAGATGGTATTTATCACTGCCGGTATGGGTGGAGGAACGGGCACAGGAGCTGCTCCGGTAATTGCACAATTAGCAAAAGAAAGAGAAATTTTGACTGTTGGTATCGTAACGATTCCTTTTCAATTTGAAGGAAAAGTGCGCCAGGAGCAAGCGCTTTTAGGAATCGAAAAATTGCGTAAGCAGGTCGATTCGTTAATTGTAATTAATAATAATAAGTTAAGAGAAGTGTACGGAAATCTTGGTTTCAAAGCCGGATTCTCTAAAGCGGATGAAGTTTTGGCAACAGCCTCAAGAGGTATTGCTGAAGTAATTACGCACCACTATACTCAAAATATCGATTTACGTGATGCTAAAACTGTTTTGTCAAACAGTGGAACAGCTATCATGGGATCTTCTGTTGCCGAAGGGGAAAACAGAGCAAAAGATGCCATTATTTCAGCATTGGATTCTCCGTTGTTAAATGACAACAAAATTACAGGTGCCAAAAACGTATTGTTGCTTATCGTTTCTGGATCAGATGAGATTACACTTGATGAGATTGGAGAAATCAATGATCACATCCAGGCAGAAGCAGGATTTAATGCCAATATTATCATGGGAGTTGGTGAAGACGAAACTCTTGGTGAGGCTATTGCCGTTACAATCATTGCGACTGGTTTTGATGTGGAACAACAAAATGAAATTGTAAATACAGAACCTAAAAAAATCATTCATACGTTAGAAGATGAGCAAAGAAGTGTTCATAATTTAACGAATAAACCACTTACTTCATTTGATGTAAATGCAGAAACAGTTACAGCTAAAATAGAAGAGAAAATTGTTTTTGATCTGATGGAAGATACGGTTGCTCCCGTATTGCCTACACCGGTTGCAGTGGCTCCGGTAGCTCCGGCAATCAATCAGGAAGAATTGGTGGTAATGTCAGAGTTTATCAAAAATCTGGATGTAACTTTCGAAATCGTTTCGCCAATTACAGACATCGATTTTACGATTTCTGTTCCCGAAGTTCAGGCTTTTCAGGAAATAAAACCGGTTCAGCAAAGAGTTATTGAGAAAGAAGAACAAACTACTTTTTCATTCGACTTGCCTCTTTTCAGAGCAGAGCCGGAAGTGAGAAAAGAAGCGGTTGTAGAAGATAATAAGATTTTGTTTGAATTAACAAACGAAGCCCGTAATATGAAAGTTACCGAGCCGGTGCAATTTGTTCCGGTAACCGAACTTTCAGATAATGGAATCATCAAATATTCTCTAGAAGAATACATGGAGATGGAAAACGATTTGACGGCTTCTAAAGCAGTTCAAAAAGTAGTAGAAGATGTAGTTCCTGAAGAGTTGAATATCACGCTGAAACCAAGAGTTGATTTTGCTCAGGAGCAAGCTTTCACAACAACAGACTCCGTTTCTCCGATGGAATTAACAATCGAAGAGACTTTGCGTCTGAGAGCCGAAGAAAGAAGAAAGAAACTAAAAGAATTTAATTATAAATTCCATAATAATGTTTCTAGAATTGATGAACTTGAAAAAGAGCCTGCTTATAAAAGATTAGGTATCGATCTTTCAAATACACAATCAAATACAACGAATTCGAGGATTTCTGTTGGTACAGATAGTAATAATGATTTGCAGTTGCGTTCGAATAATTCATTCTTGCACGACAACGTAGATTAA